Genomic segment of Sphingopyxis sp. QXT-31:
CTTCACCGGCTGGTGGGATGTTGACGTGACCGAAACGGGCGCGGCGGAGGCGTGGGCCGCGGGCGAGCTGATGAAGGAAAAGGGCATTGCGCCAGACACCGCCTTCACCTCGGTCCAGTCGCGCGCGATCAAGACTCTCAACTTGGCGCTCGAGGCGATGGGACGTTTGTGGCTGCCGGTGACCAAGGACTGGCGCCTCAACGAGCGCCACTATGGCGGGCTCACCGGGCTCGACAAAGCCGAGACCGCGGCGAAACATGGCGACGAGCAGGTCAAGATCTGGCGCCGCAGCTTCGACATCCCGCCGCCGCCGCTCGAAGCTGGCTCGCCCTACGACCTCGCGAGCGATCCGCGCTATGCGGGCATCGCGATCCCGTCGACCGAAAGCCTCAAGGACACGATCGCGCGCGTCCTGCCCTATTATCAGGCGGCAATCGAACCCGAACTCGCGGCGGGCAAGACCGTGCTCATCTCGGCGCACGGCAACAGCCTGCGCGCGCTGGTCAAGCATCTGTCGGGCATT
This window contains:
- the gpmA gene encoding 2,3-diphosphoglycerate-dependent phosphoglycerate mutase — translated: MPQLILIRHGQSQWNLENRFTGWWDVDVTETGAAEAWAAGELMKEKGIAPDTAFTSVQSRAIKTLNLALEAMGRLWLPVTKDWRLNERHYGGLTGLDKAETAAKHGDEQVKIWRRSFDIPPPPLEAGSPYDLASDPRYAGIAIPSTESLKDTIARVLPYYQAAIEPELAAGKTVLISAHGNSLRALVKHLSGISDADITGLEIPTGQPIVYELGDDLTARDRYYLNER